Genomic window (Anaerolineales bacterium):
CGGGCGCCGGCACTACGCCAAGGGTATCCTGTTCGGGCTGGGCGCGGCCGCCGGCCAGGCGGCCGGCTTGATCCTGTCCAAGCAGGGCCTGGAAACCGGGATCTCGGCCCTGTCGGGAAACGTCATCCGGGTCACCGCCGCCTGCATCGCCATCTGGGTGATTGCGGGGCTGCAGCGCCAGGTCCGAGCGACGATCAGCAAGGCCCGCACCGATCGGCGGACGATGCGGCCGATCGCGCTGGGGAGCTTGCTGGGGCCGTTCATCGGCGTCTGGCTCTCGCTGATCGCCATCCAGAACACGGAAATCGGAATCGCCAGCACGATGATGGCCCTCCCGCCGGTCTTCATGGTCCCGATCGCCCACTATGTCTTCCACGAGAAGATCGGCTGGCAGTCGATCGCCGGAACCCTGGTCGCGATCCTG
Coding sequences:
- a CDS encoding DMT family transporter, with protein sequence PVISTVLAAAVFGEVLSPLQLIGIAITIAGVAWVVMDSRGSNQVAGGRRHYAKGILFGLGAAAGQAAGLILSKQGLETGISALSGNVIRVTAACIAIWVIAGLQRQVRATISKARTDRRTMRPIALGSLLGPFIGVWLSLIAIQNTEIGIASTMMALPPVFMVPIAHYVFHEKIGWQSIAGTLVAILGVTLLFLA